A window of Candidatus Dormiibacterota bacterium contains these coding sequences:
- a CDS encoding YidC/Oxa1 family membrane protein insertase, translated as MFNTYITEPLFNLLFFIYALIPGHDFGLAVIVFTLLVRLALWPLVTKQLHSQRAMQKLAPEVAKVKKKAKGDRQKETQMLMELYKEKGTNPFASLLPLFVQIPIFIALFFVLQDSIKAGEVARLAYEPIRNLDAIAALISNKVTLSATLFGLIDLTKPSLVLALLAGGAQYYQTKQLTPKQHEMDDTAKMMANMGKIFPIITVVISMTLPAALALYWAVTSLVAILQQHLVLHRDAEEMKEMA; from the coding sequence ATGTTTAATACCTATATTACCGAGCCGTTATTTAATCTCCTATTTTTCATATATGCCCTGATTCCAGGCCATGATTTTGGGCTGGCGGTAATCGTGTTTACACTGTTGGTTCGGCTAGCCTTGTGGCCGCTCGTTACCAAGCAGCTGCACTCACAAAGAGCCATGCAAAAGCTGGCGCCTGAAGTAGCCAAGGTGAAGAAAAAAGCGAAGGGTGACCGGCAGAAAGAGACCCAAATGCTGATGGAGCTCTATAAGGAAAAGGGTACCAACCCCTTTGCCTCCCTCTTGCCGCTGTTTGTTCAGATTCCGATATTTATTGCACTCTTTTTTGTGCTGCAAGACAGCATTAAAGCAGGGGAGGTGGCAAGGCTTGCCTATGAGCCAATCAGAAACCTAGATGCCATCGCGGCTCTCATTAGTAACAAGGTTACTTTGTCGGCCACCCTATTCGGACTAATTGATTTAACCAAGCCGAGCTTGGTCCTGGCTCTTTTAGCCGGCGGCGCTCAGTACTACCAAACCAAACAGCTTACTCCTAAACAGCACGAAATGGACGATACCGCCAAAATGATGGCAAATATGGGTAAAATTTTTCCAATTATCACAGTGGTTATTTCTATGACACTACCGGCCGCCCTGGCTCTGTACTGGGCAGTTACCAGCCTGGTAGCAATCCTGCAGCAGCATTTAGTCTTGCACCGGGATGCTGAGGAGATGAAGGAGATGGCGTAG